The Streptococcus viridans genome includes a window with the following:
- a CDS encoding NTF2 fold immunity protein, with product MSHMNLAKETLLQFMQAMYSWEKKATRSLRNQADKEMLKDELATIFDQFCRSKKTLRAREVSLSVRFPFDYKLETHPIVDEEHDGNQAYFYIKENRSGIETLYRFQMVFQTGKWWIDKKEWLDDGKWINSSL from the coding sequence ATGAGCCATATGAATCTAGCAAAAGAAACCTTACTCCAGTTTATGCAGGCTATGTATTCTTGGGAGAAAAAGGCCACTAGGAGCCTAAGAAACCAAGCCGATAAAGAGATGTTGAAGGATGAATTAGCTACGATTTTTGACCAGTTTTGTAGATCTAAAAAAACACTCAGAGCAAGGGAAGTATCTTTATCCGTCCGGTTTCCGTTCGACTATAAATTAGAAACACATCCCATCGTTGATGAAGAGCATGACGGGAATCAAGCTTATTTCTACATCAAGGAGAATCGTTCTGGTATAGAAACTCTCTATCGTTTTCAAATGGTGTTTCAAACGGGGAAATGGTGGATTGATAAGAAAGAATGGCTTGATGATGGGAAGTGGATCAACTCTTCCTTGTGA